TTCCGAGGCCATGCTGTCTGCGGCAATTAATCTGAATTTAGAGTCCAGAGTGCCAGACCGGGTAGCTTTATGGCGCTTGCGTCAGTCTAATCCCTTGCGTAAAGGTCAAGGTGGGCGAAAAAAGCTAGATGTAGAAGAAGCGCGATCGCTGGTTCTGATCACCTGCTACCTCGCCAAACAGCACCAAGAATTGATTCGCCGTGCTGTTGGTCTACTAGAACAAATGGCGGAAAACAAGCGGGAACCTCATCAGGCTGCCTTACTTGGAGATTATATCGATGCTTTCTGCAATACCTACCAAGAACGGATGGAAGAAGACGACCAAATAACCACGGATCTACTCACCCACTTGGCGCTAAAACTACTTGTAGATTTACTTTTTTACAGTGCGCCTGGTGGACACCGCCGTCTCTGGCTAGCACTCATAGATAGTTCTGCAAAATTTTAGATAATCGTCTCCCTCGCCGTTCCTGCCATGCCACCATTAAATTCTGTCATTAGACGCTACACACCCCCAACTTGTACCTTAGAAATATTGGCGCAAAGTTCACCTTTATCCCATTGGATGGGAAAAACAGTGATCAAGCAGCTAACCTTTGAACTACACTTTGATGATCCGCAACTACCAGAAGAACTCAGAATACCAATTCGAGGCGATCGCGATCAACTAGAAATTTTGTGTGATGTGGTCACCAGCTACGTCCAAGGATTACTACAGCAACCCCCAGATAACTTTTGGCTCAGTCTTTCCGAACCCCAGGATTCTAGTAAAGTATCTGATGATTCCCAGTTCACAGATTTTCAGCAATCTTTACCCCCAACGACTCAGATATTCAAATCCTTTCCCTCCCAGATACCAGCATTCGCCATCCGCTTAGAAACAGGCAACTATTTAACTCACAATTTGTTTCTTGGACCACTCGCTAACCAAACATCTGGGGCTGTAATTCAACTGAGTCTACTGCAACTATTCGATTTAGCAACTGCTTTAGATGAATACGCTGCTGATGTGATGGCATTACCAAATCTGAATCATAATAATAGAGTTTTGCGATTACCTGCTTGGGCCCCAATTGCCGCAGTCATGGTTTTAAGTGTAGGTTTACTACCAGCGACTTTACAATTTGCCAACAATAACAAACAAAATCAACCACAAATAGCCAAAATATCCGAGCCAGAAGTGGCGCAAACAGCCCTAGAACCCTCACCATCTGTCGATATTCCCACATCGCCATCCGGATTTAGTCCCCCGGATGATGTAACATCCTTACCACTTCCCGGCTCCGACTCTCAATTTCCTGCGGCTAGTTTTCCTCAACAGCCCCCGTCAGCATCTAATTCTGGACTTTTGAGCAATTCCTCTTCATCCTTACCAACTCAACAAGATCCACTGTTTATCTTTGAGTCCAAGGTTCCCAACCTAGAAAGCAATGCACCAAGCGTAGCCTCCAGCAGAATTCCCGAACAGGAATTGACTATTCAGCCAAATCCCCAGCCATTCCCCCCAGGCTCAATTGCCCAAAGTGAAAGTGCGCTCCCCCAAAGGCGGTCTTTACCACCTAGCCTATCTCCTAACAGAGGCACATTTCCCAGTCTCTCATCAGTTCCCCCGTCTCTCTCTAGCGATCGCAATGACAATATTAGCCCGATTTCTTCATCTAACTCACCGCTGAACCGACAGCAAATTGAAAAAACAATCAATTCTCCTGTAAATGTTGCTAATGAGGTAGATAATAATTCATTAGCTCGTAGATCAACGAGTCAACCCATAACTCCAGCATCTGAAGAGTTTAACTCTGGTAGGACTTTGTTTGATACGCCTCAAGTCGCAGAAGCGAGACAAATTTTCACAAAGCGTTGGCAGCCACCCGTTGGATTCGCCCAAACATTAGAATATAGTTTGATGGTAGATGTTGATGGTAAGGTGGAAAGAATTTATCCCCTGAATCAGGCTGCGAGAACATTCATTGAAGATGCGGGGATGCCTGAAATTGGTCAACCCTTTGTTTCTGCCAATAAATATGGACAAAATGTCAGAATTCGAGTAGTTCTCAGTCCTGACGGCAAGGTTCAAACATTTCCTGAAAATGAATAATTAATATAGCGGTATGCACTTGAATGAAGTACATCATAGCCCCCTCCTCGCTTGCGGGGCTATCGTGTTCACAAAAGTGATCGAATCGCCCCCTAACCCCCAATTCTGGGGGAACAAGAATTTTCAAAGTCCCCCAAACTTGGGGGATTTAGGGGGCTAAACAGGCTCAAACGCAGACAGGAAGGACTTGTGTGTACACGATAGCGCTTGCGGGGAGGGGGTTGGGGTTGGGGTTCTTGTCTCTCACTTAACTGATAACTGCTATAACTCGTAAGTGATCATAATTATGTATCAGGTAGAAATTTTCATCTCCACCTGATACAAGACCACCTATAGCGGCTTTTTAATGAGGAATTATTAACGGGGTTTTTGGTTTTTTAACTTTTGCTTTTTACGTCGTCGTTCAGTCGTAGATACAGCTTGTTCCACTGGATAGCCGGCAATTGGTATAGCCTGATATTTGCGTTCTTCTTCTAACTTTTTCAGTTCAGTGTAATCAACCCAATGGATGCAATCGACCGGACAAGTCTCAATTGCTTCCTGGATGATTTCCTCCCCGTCACCATCTTGGCGAATCACACGCGATCGCCCATAATCTGGTTCAATGTAGAAGGTGTTACGCGCCACATGAGCGCAGTGTAAGCAGCCAATGCAGGTGATTTCATCAACGTAAACACCCTTTTGACGCTCAATACCGCCCAATTCCGGCTCTAAACCAGAGCGCTCTGGGTCATCCCGTAAGAAGCCGCCTAACTCTGGTTCCCAACCGGAACGGTTCTCTTCTGGTTCTGACTCCGACGGCAGAAAATCAGCCATTACGCACTCCAGCGCTGTACTACTAAGCGAATTGAGCCATCTTGATTTTTTTCTTGTTCAGTAACTTGAAAGCCTGCGCGAGCGGTTTCTTTGACAACTGACTGATAAGCATAGCCTTGAGTGACTTGGCGTAAGAACCCATCGACAGACAAGCCTTGTTGCCAATATTGCAAATCAGCCACCAACTCATATTCTTTGCCATTCCATCTAAAGCCGATGTCATAGCCGTTTTCCTGCTCAATCGTTACTTCCGCAGGATGAGTTTGACCGCGATAGCCGCGAACTTCGCGTGGGCCTGGTTTCCAGTCTATGCCCAATTCAGTTAGAGCATCTTTTAAAGAGTCAAGGTTACGGATTTGAGTCTTAATTTGGCTAAAGTGTGACATGGCAGTTGTGAATATAAGGACACGAAACTTTTAAGAAAACTTACCAATCGCTGTATGTGGCTTGGGTGGTTGCTACAGCAGATTGCTGCACCTGTGCAGCAAAAAATTCTGAGGTTGGCTCATGACTAAGTACTTGTCCCAGTTCTGCTTCTATTGCTGCTGTAACCTCAGCGCAAGAATTGCCCACAATGCCAGTGACTGTTTCTTGTACCCGACCGTCTGGATAGATGATGAACTCTAATGTCTCCATGCTTTTGGCCAACCGTGATAGTACTTTGGAACTTTACTGCCTGAGCAGCAGGCTAAAAATATAGCCGTCGGAACATTGTTACTTAGATACAAATCTTGCCATTTGTTAACTAATGTTCCATCTTTCAAAATATATATCTCAGAATCTTTACAAATTTTATTAATATTATAAGCACATACATCAGTTATTAGTTAGTTTCTCTTAACATACTAAATTAGTCAAGCTGACAATTTCTCTGCCAGAATTAGCGACAAAAGCCCTCAAAGCAAGCATTAGCAGTAGTTTAGCCAGTTCGCCGCTTCACAAAA
This genomic interval from Nodularia sp. LEGE 06071 contains the following:
- a CDS encoding DUF3038 domain-containing protein yields the protein MLKVMHSAADSATPNPQWADLIKLPAPNTVQWDNIKTQLDLVLLALETLTGIGSEAMLSAAINLNLESRVPDRVALWRLRQSNPLRKGQGGRKKLDVEEARSLVLITCYLAKQHQELIRRAVGLLEQMAENKREPHQAALLGDYIDAFCNTYQERMEEDDQITTDLLTHLALKLLVDLLFYSAPGGHRRLWLALIDSSAKF
- a CDS encoding DUF4335 domain-containing protein, coding for MPPLNSVIRRYTPPTCTLEILAQSSPLSHWMGKTVIKQLTFELHFDDPQLPEELRIPIRGDRDQLEILCDVVTSYVQGLLQQPPDNFWLSLSEPQDSSKVSDDSQFTDFQQSLPPTTQIFKSFPSQIPAFAIRLETGNYLTHNLFLGPLANQTSGAVIQLSLLQLFDLATALDEYAADVMALPNLNHNNRVLRLPAWAPIAAVMVLSVGLLPATLQFANNNKQNQPQIAKISEPEVAQTALEPSPSVDIPTSPSGFSPPDDVTSLPLPGSDSQFPAASFPQQPPSASNSGLLSNSSSSLPTQQDPLFIFESKVPNLESNAPSVASSRIPEQELTIQPNPQPFPPGSIAQSESALPQRRSLPPSLSPNRGTFPSLSSVPPSLSSDRNDNISPISSSNSPLNRQQIEKTINSPVNVANEVDNNSLARRSTSQPITPASEEFNSGRTLFDTPQVAEARQIFTKRWQPPVGFAQTLEYSLMVDVDGKVERIYPLNQAARTFIEDAGMPEIGQPFVSANKYGQNVRIRVVLSPDGKVQTFPENE
- a CDS encoding ferredoxin; the protein is MADFLPSESEPEENRSGWEPELGGFLRDDPERSGLEPELGGIERQKGVYVDEITCIGCLHCAHVARNTFYIEPDYGRSRVIRQDGDGEEIIQEAIETCPVDCIHWVDYTELKKLEEERKYQAIPIAGYPVEQAVSTTERRRKKQKLKNQKPR
- a CDS encoding DUF1257 domain-containing protein, translated to MSHFSQIKTQIRNLDSLKDALTELGIDWKPGPREVRGYRGQTHPAEVTIEQENGYDIGFRWNGKEYELVADLQYWQQGLSVDGFLRQVTQGYAYQSVVKETARAGFQVTEQEKNQDGSIRLVVQRWSA
- a CDS encoding DUF2997 domain-containing protein, with the protein product METLEFIIYPDGRVQETVTGIVGNSCAEVTAAIEAELGQVLSHEPTSEFFAAQVQQSAVATTQATYSDW